Below is a genomic region from Rosa chinensis cultivar Old Blush chromosome 5, RchiOBHm-V2, whole genome shotgun sequence.
CCGTTCGGCTTCACCAACTTCCGATTTTGTATTGTAATTTCTAAGTGGGTATAGgctgaaaaaaaattaaaaagcagGTAGGCTTCATTAGTTTAATGCACTTTTTAGATGGAATCCGGATCCCCACCTTTCCACAACTCTTTTATGGGAGTTTAATTTCCACTCAGATTTAAGGCGAGTGGAGAGATGGTTTTATTTTGTGGCAATTCAATTTCTAGCCAAGTTAGTAATGAGCTTCACCTTGATCTTTAGGAAAATTTTGTCCTTTGATCTTTTATTCACCTACTCCATTAGTTATTTGTTCAGTTGTAATTATAggataatgaaaaaaaatttgaattaaaatgcaattttattttttttacttttcacgCTTGAAGCCTAGACATCTTGTTCATGTTGtatttcattgtttcaataAATTTAGTCGTATATTTAGGAATTAAAAGTAACAATAGAAAATTAAGCACATTAGAAATTAAGGTATAGTTAGAGTAACAATAATTTATTGCTTAAAAACCTACAATAGAAACTATTTTTTGATTGGaattaatctcccataatataaATGTTAACTAATTATTTTATATCAGTTCAGTTCGGTTCGGTTTATCATACACTAATTGAAAATCGCACCACAAGTATCGGTTCAATTTGATTTTAGTTAGTTTTTGTCAGTTCAATTTAATTCGGTGCTATTTTGTCTGTTTCTGATTCCAAAAAGGCCACCCCTAACATCATCGACGGCAGCCATAAACATGGTTTGGATATAAAGGAGAAGATGGAGAAGGAAAGATGAGAACtaagagaagatgaagatgggtAGAAGAGCTGTCGGGGACTCGGGGGCTAGGGAAAAACTCGAAAGAGGGATGAAAACCCCGAATTAATGTAACTAAACACGTCAGAATAATGGTGGATGATAGATTCAAGACAAAAATGATATTATGATCTCTTAGATCTAAATAGTAGACATTTTCCTAAACGAATTTGTGGAATCATGGCGTGCAGCAAAGGCAAATAATCAATCTTCTTTGCATTTTATCTAAAGCATGTCTTCAACGTAAAAGAAATGAGGAATAGGAGTAGATTCAACATTTTGGATCTCTCATGTTACCAAGATTAGTGTGTACCAACCCTTTTGGAGTCGCATATGCTCATGTCAAAGGAGACTACCTATTGAAAACTACCATTGTACATGCATATCATTTGTCAACATTCTACTTGATtagttccaccaactgaggggCTGCCCATTTCTTCTCGTTTCAACTAACAAATCCATCTAGAAACTTTGCATTTCAGGTTTTTGGGTGCAAGGAGTTTTCTTTAACTTTAGTGTGACTTTGCGAGACCTAGAGAGGCAGACTTGATTCTGCTATCAGACcgaccaagaaaataagaattccTATTTCTCTAGGTTCTTTCAAGTCAAGGTCTTAGGCCATGTTTGTTTCCCGGAAAATTggcattgggaaaggaaacactttcctttcctgtgtttgggacAGCCATTGGAAGGGAAAGTGTTTCCCAAATGAAGGGAAAAAGTGGAGGAAATTCATTCCCTCCCCTCCCCTCCGGATTcactttcccatgggaaaggaaattgattcctttcctttccaccaACCAAACATAGCCTAATGTCGAGTATGGAGAAAAATAATTAAAGATTACAAAGTTCTGAGCGTCACCAACAAATGCCGATCAGAATTTGGCTCTCTTAGAAATTAAGCACTCATTACACAACCTGCTCTACATGAGAATCATCCACACAACCATCTGTGCATCCCATCCACGTTTGGGTTTCTTGCACCAACAATTAGTATTCAAAAGAGAAGCATAACCATATAAGAATGCTTCAACCTTTCAACCTTTCAAACTAAGGTAGTCTTAGGGTAGTCTTCATAAAAATAACAATTTTATCACACCAGACAATGAATGGCAGTTCTACTTATTTCATCATTCCAACTTCCAAAAAGAGCTCACAGTCACCACCAAAATATTACAAAAGCCCTATAACTGATAACTCAAACAAAGGATGAAGGAAATGGCAGGACTAGAACCTCACCAATATAACCCCACAAGCTGGGTTGAAAAGAACATGCCTATGAGATAACAAAGATGCAGCCGAAAAGAAACCCTCCCTCTCTCACTACATACTCTACAACCCATCCAAAATAACAAGCCAGAGTATCGTACAGAAAAATAAGAAGCCAAAGGAATCCCTACTCCGTTAGTACTTTTAATCAACACCTACCAACATTACAGACCTATTCCTGTGGCACCAATACCAAACATATGCCCCCCCTCCCTCAAAACATTGTCAGAGTATTCTAACAGTATAAAACATTCATGGTTTAAACCACTATGAAATGacattacaaaaacaaaaatatgacATTGTAGAGAAGGAATGTCTGCAATCATTACCTAGACACTGTAACTGCTCTCAAGAGTTAAGTGGTTAGTCCCATGCACTGGTCACCCCAGCACCATAACCTCCTCCTCCACTAAACCCACCAGAACCCCCATATCCTCCTCCACCATACCCACCAGAACCGCCATATCCGCCGCCGCCGCTGCCACCACCACTATAGGAATCCCTTCGAAAGTCACGGCCACCAAATCGACCTCCCCCAGAACGGCGGTTCCTCCCACCACCGTAAGAGGATCGAGCTGCATACCGTGACAACCAAGCAGGTActtcttgatttgattcttGCATCAAATCTGCTAGAGACTTGGCCAGTGATGAATTGTTCTCATTAAAGAAGGCAGTAGCCAAACCAGATTTCCCAGCTCGTCCAGTACGACCAATGCGGTGAACATAATCATCAATGTCATTTGGAAGATCAAAGTTGACAACATGTGCAACGTGAGGAATATCAAGCCCACGTGCAGCAACATCAGTAGCCACCAAAATTGGAGTATTGCCGCTCTTAAATGACCTCAATGCTTGTTCTCTTTCCTGTAGACAAGTACAAACAAATAAGTACATTGCCAAAAGGTAGATGTATACAGTAACACAGCACAACACTCATCTAAAAACACTCCAGCACTTCTTAATTACTACATGGCCTTGTGCACATGGTGTAGATTTCATAAAAATGCACAGTACACACAACTAGTCCAGTTAATAGTCTATCCATAATTAGCCTCTCGACACCACCAATTGCCAATTAAGTATTCATGTGACAAGGCTCACCAGATAAAAGGAATGGCATACAAGCAGAGAGTGCTGATATCAGGACCTAATAAAAGGCACAATTATTTTCTTCTCTACTTGTTTTTTACCTAGCCTACTTTTAGCTTGAAGGAGTTCTGGCAACATGCTACTTCAAAAAGGGATACTTTTCCTAGATTACCATGCATGACCAACCTGCTAACTCAGCAAGTCTGAGTAAgcacttccattttttttttttctactaaCAAAAAATGGCCAAGTTTGTTAACTTAAACATTCTCATAGCATACTATTAGGGTGAGCATTTATGGCACCAATGACCCAACCACACCAATGTAACTTCCTTAAAACAGGAAGAAAAAATGCTGTCTTGAAAAAGCCTGGCATCATTGAACACCAGATAGAAAAACCAAGTTACCTGCTGTGTTCTGTCGCCATGAATAGTAGTTGCAGGAAAACCATTCATACACAACCAGTGTTCCAGGGAATCAGCTCCCTTCTTTGTCTCCACAAAAACTAACGTCAGAGCTTGCTacaaacaaaaattaagaaagtgAGTAGGAAAAAAACAGCTAACATGACAACTCCTAATCCTACCCAGACCATTCAAAAAGATTAACAAAATTGAGTTTCCTAAGTATACCTTCCCCTGTGTACCATTGGCCCTTTGTGCATGTAGAAGGTCCATAAGGTGACTTCTTTTATCAGATTCATGAACAAATTCCACTCGTTGGACAATCAAATCAGTACTAGAACCCACCCTTCCAACAGCCAGAAAGATGTACTTGGAAAGAAAATCAGAGGCCAGTCTCTGCGTGCAAACCACAGATATCAAATTAAACACCACTTGAAGATTCTTCAGAATATTGGAACAGAGATAAGAAACAAGAATAGACAAATTTCTTCATTTATGACATGTGTTCATTTGGAAATCCCTTGGGAGATATTCCCACTTTCAAGAATCCTCAGATCTAAAATCTTTTATGTAGACAATGATAAAAACAGAGCTAAATGTCCTTTTTTTATTTACCTTTTCTAAAAATTTGTCGGCAGTGTAATATACTTGCATATCAAACTAATGTCCAAGTGAGAGAATGCAATTAACATTTGGAGCCAATAAAGAAATTTTCAATTTATGAGTCATGATTAAATATAAAACCTAAACAATTACCAAAGCTATGTATGAAGGACATACTTCAATTTGAAGTTGGTGAGAAAAATACCTGTATTTCTTTTGGAAAAGTGGCACTGAACAACATAGTCTGTCGCACACCTGGTGGAGGCATGTCCATTTGTTCCACAATTTTTCTTATTTGCGGTTCAAAACCCATGTCCAGCATTCGATCAGCCTCATCAAGGGCTAAATACCTAATATTCTGCAATGACACTCTAGCTCTCTCCAGCAAATCCACCAATCTTCCAGGAGTTGCCACAAGAATATCAACGCCTCTTTCCAGTTCCCGCAGCTGTCCAAAaatacttcatcaaaatctgcTATATAGCTCAAAAATGACAAGCTTGCACAATAATAAAGAATGGATTTTGTCCAGATCATAAGGAACAAGTCAACTGCCAAGCACATATGCAAAGGAATCACCATTACTGTAATTAAAACAAAAGGAGTATAACAAATTCCTAACCCCATTGTAAATCTATTTACATATAGACAATAAAAACCAGTATATTCATGAAACAGGATTTAGCAAAATTCTAATTGAGACGACTGGGAAAACCAAAAGTTCTGCTTATTCTTTTTTAAGAAACCAAGTATAAGGAACAAGacgaaaagaacaaaaaatatcAAATGTTATGTTCAAATAAGCTGAGAAAAACAACATGCCCGTTCAATTTAAAAGGCAAGTTCATAAAAGAGGAGGAAAAGGTAAAAAAGAGCTTCTTGTGATCCACAGTTTGTGCAAAATGGAATGGTTAGGGATCCCAACCAGGGTGTCTGCAAGCTTAAATGCATTTACAGTTTCTTCTTtcatatacaaaacaaaaccattCAATAACAGTGTCAGGATTCCCTGTTAACTCTAAAACCAAATCATGCTCATAGTAGTCCTAACTGAGCCAGGCAAAACCCACCTAGATGGTCAATTAATTCGATGAGGTTTATCCACATGCAAAATGTGTTGACCAAAGTTATCTACTTCCTCCTCAAGTTGTCAACAGTATGAAAAACTACGTAGAAATAGTGATTCTCAGCAGAGAACCTACATTTCTATAGAAATTGCAGATTTCAAATATCCCTTGCACCCAGTAATCATCCAAGGGCCTCTCAAGTAGAAGGAAAAAAGACCAatataaaaaatcaaaaaagTTGTGCAACTTAacaattgagaaaaaaaaatgcaggcTAAGAACCTTCATGCTAAGTCACAGTACAGGTGATTTTTCATGATGGATaaaaccgagagagagagagagagagtataatcaaaattgaaatgaaattgcAAGCACATAAAACCACAGATAAACCTGTAAACTTTGTGACTTTGAAAGTCTATCTATAAATAAACTAGTGCACTATgtcaataacaaaataatacATGAAGACAAAAGCCAATTCAACTCAAAtaggggggggagagagagagagaccgaaaTATACAGAAGTAATAAGAAAACCTGTTGATGAATTGGAGCTCCTCCATAAGCAACAACAGCTCTGACACCAGTTTGATATGAAAATTTCTTAGCTTCCTCGTGTATCTGAAAACACAAAAGAGATTTCAGTTCTCCTGACAACACACACTGCTGGAAAAAGTTAGGAAAGATAAGAGTACTAAAACCTACTTGCGAAGAAAGCTCCCTAGTAGGAGATAAAATGAGAGCAAGTGGGCAGGCTGTATGTGAACGGGGCGGTCTCTGTGGAGGTTGGCCCTTCATGATTCCACTAATGATAGGGAAACAGAAAGCAGCTGTCTTGCCAGAACCAGTTTGAGCACATGCCATCAAGTCCCGACCTCCAAGGGAAATTGGAATGGCATGCCGCTGCACAGGTGTTGGTTTCACATATTTGCACCtctgaatatttttattaagtgCATCACCCAAGTCAATCTCTGCAAATGTATTCACAGGGGGTGGAACATTGTCACCACTTGTCTCCACAGGAATGTCTTCATAGGCATCAAAGTTAATGCCACTGTTCTCCTGCTCGCTAAACGGCTGCTCTGTTTCGTCATCATCTTCAAAGGGGTTCACTTCCCTGTCCCTCCCACGGTCCCAACCGCCACCTCTGCCGCCACCCCATCCCCCACCGcggccgccgccgccgccactcCCTCCATACCCAGACCGACTGTTGTCATTCCTGCCACCACCCCAACGAGATCCACCATACCCACCTCGATCATTCCCAGCAGGCGCACTATACGCTGGAGCAGGTGGGTCCGATGAAGGCGGACGGTTACGCAGATGCGGGGGGACGTAGGTGGACCGCGA
It encodes:
- the LOC112166715 gene encoding DEAD-box ATP-dependent RNA helicase 37 — translated: MRASWADLAANSAAENVGSGSSANSAAGGAPTAGAPSRSTYVPPHLRNRPPSSDPPAPAYSAPAGNDRGGYGGSRWGGGRNDNSRSGYGGSGGGGGRGGGWGGGRGGGWDRGRDREVNPFEDDDETEQPFSEQENSGINFDAYEDIPVETSGDNVPPPVNTFAEIDLGDALNKNIQRCKYVKPTPVQRHAIPISLGGRDLMACAQTGSGKTAAFCFPIISGIMKGQPPQRPPRSHTACPLALILSPTRELSSQIHEEAKKFSYQTGVRAVVAYGGAPIHQQLRELERGVDILVATPGRLVDLLERARVSLQNIRYLALDEADRMLDMGFEPQIRKIVEQMDMPPPGVRQTMLFSATFPKEIQRLASDFLSKYIFLAVGRVGSSTDLIVQRVEFVHESDKRSHLMDLLHAQRANGTQGKQALTLVFVETKKGADSLEHWLCMNGFPATTIHGDRTQQEREQALRSFKSGNTPILVATDVAARGLDIPHVAHVVNFDLPNDIDDYVHRIGRTGRAGKSGLATAFFNENNSSLAKSLADLMQESNQEVPAWLSRYAARSSYGGGRNRRSGGGRFGGRDFRRDSYSGGGSGGGGYGGSGGYGGGGYGGSGGFSGGGGYGAGVTSAWD